Proteins from a genomic interval of uncultured Desulfuromusa sp.:
- a CDS encoding DUF1127 domain-containing protein, translating to MMRKSLLVSKPAAIYFDSSKWNVRQFARTCLSLIHKWHQNAKTRKQLANMPSYLLHDIGLTKSEVYHEIQKKFWQ from the coding sequence ATGATGAGAAAATCTCTACTGGTCAGCAAACCTGCAGCAATCTATTTTGATAGTAGTAAATGGAACGTCAGGCAATTTGCCCGGACCTGTTTATCCTTGATACACAAGTGGCACCAAAATGCAAAAACCAGAAAGCAACTTGCAAATATGCCTTCCTATCTGCTGCACGATATCGGCTTAACGAAGTCAGAAGTTTATCATGAAATACAAAAGAAATTCTGGCAGTAA